In Prosthecomicrobium sp. N25, one DNA window encodes the following:
- a CDS encoding FliM/FliN family flagellar motor switch protein yields MTPFDNISIDISVQLGTTLIPIHQLLRMGRGAVIELDATEHEEVQILANNVPVATGQVVLKGDRIGVSITEVLFRSPTMRPKETVRRL; encoded by the coding sequence ATGACGCCTTTCGACAATATCTCCATCGACATCTCGGTGCAGCTCGGCACGACCCTGATCCCGATCCACCAGCTCCTGCGCATGGGCCGCGGTGCGGTGATCGAGCTCGATGCCACCGAGCACGAGGAGGTGCAGATTCTGGCCAACAACGTGCCGGTCGCCACGGGCCAGGTGGTGCTGAAGGGCGACCGCATCGGCGTGTCGATCACCGAGGTCCTGTTCCGCTCGCCCACCATGCGCCCCAAGGAAACCGTGCGCCGGCTGTGA
- a CDS encoding HAD hydrolase-like protein, producing the protein MPRLNDRPLRALLVDLDGTLTDPFDGITRSLRHAMQALDRPLPEAEDLSWAIGPPLLENMRRLMPEADEATLWAGVAAYRERYGRIGKLENAVYAGIPEALDALRAAGLALHLATSKLEPHARDILEHFGLAPRFASVHGSKPDGSHAVKAELIAHILEAEGLDAGAVAMLGDRKHDVIGAGRHGIPTIGVAWGYGGPAELAEAGAALIVDDPAALVAALVAP; encoded by the coding sequence ATGCCCCGTCTGAACGACCGCCCCCTCCGGGCCCTGCTCGTCGACCTCGACGGCACCCTGACCGACCCCTTCGACGGGATCACCCGGTCGCTGCGCCATGCCATGCAGGCGCTCGACCGCCCGCTGCCCGAGGCCGAGGACCTCTCCTGGGCGATCGGCCCTCCGCTCCTTGAGAACATGCGCCGGCTGATGCCCGAGGCCGACGAGGCGACCCTCTGGGCCGGGGTCGCCGCCTATCGCGAGCGGTACGGCCGGATCGGCAAGCTGGAGAACGCCGTCTACGCCGGCATCCCCGAGGCGCTGGACGCGCTGCGCGCAGCCGGGCTGGCCCTCCACCTCGCCACCTCGAAGCTCGAGCCGCACGCTCGGGACATCCTGGAGCACTTCGGCCTCGCCCCCCGCTTCGCCTCCGTGCACGGCTCCAAGCCGGACGGCAGCCACGCCGTGAAGGCGGAGCTCATCGCCCACATCCTGGAGGCCGAGGGGCTCGACGCCGGCGCCGTCGCCATGTTGGGCGACCGCAAGCACGATGTCATCGGGGCGGGCCGCCATGGCATCCCGACCATTGGCGTCGCCTGGGGCTATGGCGGTCCTGCGGAACTCGCGGAGGCCGGAGCGGCTCTGATCGTCGACGACCCGGCGGCCCTGGTCGCCGCGCTCGTCGCCCCCTGA
- a CDS encoding DUF502 domain-containing protein has translation MVEDHQRPSAMAQLRNNFVTGIVVIGPLAITIFLARWFLEWVDSTVKPLIPAAWNPDSYLPFAVPGFGLMVALIGITMLGAMTASLIGRSLISYGEQLVDRTPFVRPVYKTIKQVFETVISNRANSFSQAGLIEWPRKGLWSIVFLSAPARGEIADKLGPDEDYVTVFIPTTPNPTGGYIMFVPRRDVRILDMSVEDAAKLVISAGLVMPEERARLTEAGTARVVDPVL, from the coding sequence ATGGTTGAGGACCACCAGCGGCCGAGCGCGATGGCGCAGCTGCGCAACAACTTCGTGACCGGGATCGTCGTCATCGGCCCGCTCGCGATCACCATCTTCCTGGCGCGCTGGTTTCTGGAATGGGTCGACTCCACGGTCAAGCCGCTGATCCCGGCCGCCTGGAACCCGGACAGCTATCTCCCCTTCGCGGTGCCCGGCTTTGGCCTGATGGTCGCGCTCATCGGCATCACCATGCTGGGGGCCATGACGGCGAGCCTGATCGGCCGCTCGCTGATCTCCTACGGCGAGCAGCTCGTCGACCGCACCCCCTTCGTCCGGCCCGTCTACAAGACCATCAAGCAGGTCTTCGAGACGGTCATCTCCAACCGAGCCAACAGCTTCTCCCAGGCCGGCCTGATCGAATGGCCGCGCAAGGGGCTCTGGTCGATCGTCTTCCTGTCCGCGCCCGCACGCGGCGAGATCGCCGACAAGCTCGGCCCGGACGAGGACTACGTGACGGTGTTCATCCCGACCACCCCGAACCCGACCGGCGGCTACATTATGTTCGTCCCGCGGCGCGACGTGCGCATCCTCGACATGTCGGTGGAGGACGCCGCCAAGCTCGTCATCTCCGCCGGCCTCGTCATGCCGGAGGAGCGCGCCCGCCTCACCGAGGCCGGCACCGCGCGCGTGGTCGACCCGGTGCTCTGA
- the glmS gene encoding glutamine--fructose-6-phosphate transaminase (isomerizing) yields MCGIVGIVGNVPVAPLLVDALKRLEYRGYDSAGVATLETGGVLARRRAEGKLRNLEAKLAASPLGGLIGIGHTRWATHGAPTEANAHPHATDKVAVVHNGIIENFHQLKDELKAKGRVFASDTDTEVIAHLVTVELERGLSPVDAVGGVLKRLTGAFALAFLFPGHDNLLIGARRGSPLAVGHGQGEMYLGSDAIALAPFTDQVTYLEEGDWVVVTRQGATIRDENDTVVQRPMVVSAATAFMVDRGNYRHFMAKEIHEQPDVMGRTLGQYLDFGTGRTRLPALPFDWARLDGITMSACGTAFYAGLVAKYWFERFARLPVDIDIASEFRYRETPMKRGGLALFISQSGETADTLASLRYCRAQGQHIAAVVNVTTSTIARESDVVFPTLAGPEIGVASTKAFTCQLATLCALAVAAGRARGVLSDADEAKLVQALAEVPRLAAQALRLEVQIERLARRISKSQDVLYLGRGTSYPLALEGALKLKEISYIHAEGYAAGELKHGPIALIDEKMPVVVIAPHDRIFEKTVSNMQEVAARGGRIILMTDPKGAAEATISAVETIVLPEMPATVTPMIYAIPIQLLAYHAAVLMGTDVDQPRNLAKSVTVE; encoded by the coding sequence ATGTGCGGTATCGTCGGGATCGTCGGCAACGTGCCGGTCGCGCCTCTGCTGGTCGACGCGCTGAAGCGCCTCGAGTACCGCGGCTACGATTCCGCCGGGGTCGCCACGCTCGAGACGGGCGGCGTCCTCGCCCGACGTCGGGCGGAAGGCAAGCTTCGCAACCTCGAGGCCAAACTCGCCGCCTCGCCGCTCGGGGGCCTGATCGGCATCGGCCATACCCGCTGGGCCACCCACGGCGCCCCGACCGAGGCGAACGCCCACCCGCACGCCACCGACAAGGTCGCGGTCGTCCACAACGGCATCATCGAGAACTTCCACCAGCTCAAGGACGAGCTGAAGGCCAAGGGCCGCGTCTTCGCCTCCGATACCGACACCGAGGTCATCGCCCACCTGGTCACGGTCGAGCTGGAGCGCGGCCTTTCGCCCGTCGACGCGGTCGGGGGCGTGCTGAAACGCCTGACCGGCGCCTTCGCGCTCGCCTTCCTGTTCCCCGGCCACGACAACCTGCTGATCGGTGCCCGCCGCGGCTCCCCCCTCGCCGTCGGCCACGGCCAGGGCGAGATGTATCTCGGCTCCGACGCCATCGCGCTCGCCCCCTTCACCGACCAGGTCACCTACCTGGAAGAGGGCGACTGGGTGGTCGTCACCCGGCAGGGCGCCACCATCCGCGACGAGAACGACACGGTCGTGCAGCGGCCCATGGTGGTCTCCGCCGCCACGGCCTTCATGGTCGACCGCGGCAACTACCGCCACTTCATGGCCAAGGAGATCCACGAGCAGCCCGACGTGATGGGCCGCACGCTCGGCCAGTATCTCGACTTCGGCACCGGCCGCACCCGCCTGCCGGCGCTGCCCTTCGACTGGGCGCGCCTCGACGGCATCACCATGTCGGCCTGCGGCACGGCCTTCTACGCCGGCCTCGTCGCCAAGTACTGGTTCGAGCGCTTCGCCCGCCTGCCGGTCGACATAGACATCGCCTCGGAGTTCCGCTACCGCGAGACCCCGATGAAGCGCGGCGGCCTGGCGCTGTTCATCTCCCAGTCCGGCGAGACGGCCGACACCCTGGCGTCCCTGCGCTACTGCCGCGCCCAGGGCCAGCACATCGCTGCCGTCGTGAACGTCACGACCTCGACGATCGCCCGCGAATCCGACGTGGTGTTCCCGACCCTCGCCGGGCCCGAGATCGGCGTCGCCTCCACCAAGGCCTTCACGTGCCAACTCGCCACACTCTGCGCGCTGGCCGTCGCCGCCGGCCGGGCGCGCGGGGTGCTCTCCGATGCCGACGAGGCGAAGCTCGTCCAGGCCCTCGCCGAGGTGCCGCGCCTCGCCGCCCAGGCCCTGCGCCTGGAGGTGCAGATCGAAAGGCTCGCCCGCCGGATCTCCAAGTCCCAGGACGTCCTCTATCTCGGCCGCGGGACGAGCTATCCGCTCGCGCTCGAAGGGGCCCTGAAGCTCAAGGAGATCTCCTACATCCACGCCGAGGGCTACGCGGCCGGCGAACTGAAGCACGGCCCGATCGCCCTCATCGACGAGAAGATGCCCGTCGTCGTGATCGCCCCCCACGACCGGATCTTCGAGAAGACCGTGTCCAACATGCAGGAGGTCGCCGCCCGCGGCGGCCGCATCATCCTGATGACAGACCCGAAGGGCGCCGCGGAGGCGACCATCTCGGCGGTCGAGACGATCGTGCTGCCCGAGATGCCCGCGACCGTCACGCCGATGATCTACGCCATCCCGATCCAGCTCCTCGCCTACCACGCCGCCGTCCTGATGGGCACGGACGTCGACCAGCCGCGCAACCTCGCCAAGTCGGTGACGGTGGAATAG
- a CDS encoding response regulator → MTLSVLVADPSEAADVRGALTEYGRRRGRPLQLVEARDSRMLAEAIARESFDMIMVDTSLGNLDPVAALRAEDPSGVLVGLCRAPGARDVEVLRALRGYDIVSGPIRADDLGRLMEVQSVLGKPIRVLVVDDSAATRKVILKVLSRSAFPNESREASNGQFALAQFNKSRFDIVVLDLNMPGLDGTATLRRIRGISPDTKVIIVSSEDETTIERRSAAVGRDGYLKKPFFPDALDACIRRLRGVPEPFYL, encoded by the coding sequence TTGACCTTGAGTGTCCTCGTCGCCGACCCGAGCGAAGCCGCCGACGTCAGAGGCGCCTTGACCGAGTATGGACGGCGCCGGGGGCGGCCGCTGCAGTTGGTCGAGGCCCGGGACTCCAGAATGCTCGCCGAGGCGATCGCTCGCGAGAGCTTCGACATGATCATGGTCGACACCTCGCTCGGCAACCTCGACCCGGTGGCCGCACTCAGGGCCGAGGACCCGAGCGGCGTCCTGGTCGGCCTATGCCGTGCGCCCGGAGCCCGTGACGTCGAGGTCCTGAGGGCACTCAGGGGCTACGACATCGTGTCGGGTCCGATCCGGGCGGATGACCTCGGCCGTCTCATGGAGGTGCAGTCCGTCCTGGGCAAGCCGATCCGGGTCCTGGTCGTCGACGATTCGGCGGCGACCCGGAAGGTGATCCTCAAGGTCCTGTCGCGTAGCGCATTCCCGAACGAGTCGCGCGAGGCGAGCAACGGGCAATTCGCGCTGGCGCAATTCAACAAGTCCCGGTTCGACATCGTCGTGCTGGACCTGAACATGCCCGGCCTGGACGGAACCGCCACGCTGAGACGCATCCGTGGCATCTCTCCCGACACGAAGGTCATCATCGTGTCGAGCGAGGACGAGACGACCATCGAAAGGCGGTCGGCGGCCGTGGGACGCGACGGCTACCTGAAAAAGCCCTTCTTCCCGGATGCGCTCGACGCCTGCATCCGAAGGCTGCGGGGCGTGCCGGAGCCGTTCTACCTCTGA
- a CDS encoding extracellular catalytic domain type 1 short-chain-length polyhydroxyalkanoate depolymerase — protein sequence MLDGTLLDDASAGRGGTLTAVPDFGANPGRLGMVLALPAGIGTEPVPLVVVLHGCLQTAAAYDRASGWSALGSRHGFAVLYAEQQKRNNPNRCFNWFLRSHTTRGSGEAASIRRMVEHAGERAPIDPARIYVTGLSAGGAMAAALLAVYPDVFAAGAVVAGLPFRAATTLRGAVDAMANGTGRSPEDLALAVKGASPHGGPWPRLAVIHGDADRTVAPANAEDLVGQWRALAGLPDRPTREQAAGALRRRVWQGADGVALLEDLRIAGLGHGAPTLGPAAGPFFLDAPASATHEAARFFGLPVSPPEAAPAPAHADLLHRVGGFLRRLLSRSS from the coding sequence ATGCTGGATGGAACGCTCCTCGACGACGCGTCGGCCGGACGGGGCGGCACGCTGACGGCCGTGCCGGACTTCGGGGCCAATCCGGGACGCCTCGGGATGGTGCTGGCGCTTCCCGCCGGGATCGGCACGGAGCCGGTGCCCCTGGTCGTCGTCCTGCACGGTTGCCTGCAGACGGCGGCCGCCTACGACCGGGCGAGCGGCTGGTCCGCGCTCGGCAGCCGCCACGGCTTCGCGGTGCTCTATGCCGAGCAGCAGAAGCGCAACAACCCGAACCGCTGCTTCAACTGGTTCCTGCGCAGCCACACCACGCGCGGTTCCGGCGAGGCCGCCTCGATCCGCCGCATGGTCGAGCATGCCGGGGAGCGCGCGCCCATCGATCCCGCCCGGATCTACGTCACCGGCCTTTCGGCCGGCGGCGCCATGGCGGCGGCCCTGCTGGCCGTCTATCCGGACGTCTTCGCGGCGGGCGCGGTGGTGGCCGGCCTGCCGTTCCGGGCGGCGACGACCCTGCGCGGCGCGGTCGACGCCATGGCCAACGGCACGGGCCGCAGCCCCGAGGACCTGGCCCTCGCCGTGAAGGGGGCGAGCCCGCACGGCGGCCCCTGGCCCCGGCTCGCCGTCATCCACGGCGACGCGGACCGCACGGTCGCGCCCGCCAACGCCGAGGACCTCGTGGGGCAGTGGCGCGCCCTCGCCGGACTGCCCGACCGGCCCACCCGCGAGCAGGCGGCCGGCGCGCTGCGCCGCCGCGTCTGGCAGGGAGCGGACGGCGTCGCCCTGCTGGAGGATCTTCGCATCGCCGGCCTCGGCCACGGCGCGCCGACCCTCGGCCCCGCCGCCGGCCCGTTCTTCCTCGACGCCCCCGCCTCCGCGACCCACGAGGCCGCCCGCTTCTTCGGACTGCCGGTATCGCCGCCCGAGGCCGCGCCCGCCCCAGCGCATGCGGACCTGCTCCACCGGGTCGGCGGCTTCCTGCGCCGGCTCCTCAGCCGATCCTCCTGA
- a CDS encoding acylphosphatase → MAASRRVVVVGRVQGVGYREWTRRTASRLGVSGWVRNRRDGSVEALLSGEASAIERMLEAMRAGPPAACVDGLTSEPSDGDGRIGFDILPTH, encoded by the coding sequence ATGGCAGCATCGAGGCGTGTCGTCGTGGTCGGACGCGTCCAGGGCGTGGGGTACAGGGAATGGACCCGCAGGACAGCATCTCGGCTCGGCGTTTCGGGCTGGGTGCGGAACCGCCGGGACGGCAGTGTCGAGGCTCTCCTCTCCGGGGAGGCGTCCGCCATCGAACGGATGCTGGAGGCGATGCGCGCGGGCCCGCCCGCGGCCTGCGTCGACGGCCTGACGTCCGAGCCCTCGGACGGCGACGGCCGGATCGGCTTCGACATCCTGCCGACCCATTGA
- a CDS encoding polysaccharide deacetylase family protein, which produces MRHSSGRGRRRSLSLGIAVGAAVATGVAGAGALAQTAPLSLAPAQPQAAPVRQATAETPIPPKPIGTPAKPAAAQAAPPVQTAPATTGSATPQKPKPAKPAPVRQAAAPGAPAPAAGTKPAKTVSPAQKVPASARLAAAIAAKTAQPVPPVHEHVSKPYAEACTNPDALGVSRVLEVDTKDGLYLGQLYSGKLPLEPKEVVLTFDDGPVPRNTERVLQALQKECVKATYFIVGQMAKAYPEELRRVAAAGHTIGYHTMTHPLDMVKRPLDWAKDNITSGWRTVDTILYGQAGDKPATPFFRYPGLFNSRTINEWLNGLNIGVFAADATGNDWVRGYDAPKVMEFALKDLDRAGNSGILLLHDTKDSTATMMPQLLRELKARGYKVVHLVPKEKPPALSGHSVAGVIPQPTAAPVAERTVAGFDAGRQLAENAQGRTGRTTSEPLPAYDSNAVKAVTSAAPTSSAPSDEGWFASTAGAFRGFGSAIGLW; this is translated from the coding sequence ATGCGTCATTCATCGGGACGGGGCCGGCGGCGTTCGCTGTCACTCGGGATCGCGGTCGGCGCCGCCGTGGCGACCGGCGTCGCGGGTGCCGGCGCGCTCGCGCAGACGGCCCCGCTGTCGCTCGCGCCCGCCCAGCCCCAGGCCGCGCCGGTTCGCCAGGCGACCGCCGAGACGCCGATCCCGCCCAAGCCGATCGGCACGCCGGCGAAGCCCGCGGCCGCCCAGGCCGCGCCTCCGGTGCAGACGGCGCCGGCCACGACCGGGTCGGCGACACCGCAGAAGCCGAAGCCGGCGAAGCCCGCCCCGGTCCGGCAGGCCGCCGCTCCGGGTGCCCCGGCGCCGGCCGCCGGCACGAAGCCAGCCAAGACCGTATCGCCCGCCCAGAAGGTGCCCGCCTCGGCGCGCCTCGCGGCGGCCATCGCGGCCAAGACGGCACAGCCGGTGCCGCCGGTGCACGAGCATGTCTCGAAGCCCTATGCGGAGGCTTGCACGAACCCGGACGCGCTCGGCGTGTCGCGCGTGCTGGAGGTCGACACCAAGGACGGCCTCTATCTCGGCCAGCTCTACTCCGGCAAGCTGCCGCTGGAGCCGAAGGAGGTCGTGCTGACCTTCGACGACGGCCCGGTGCCGCGGAACACGGAGCGGGTGCTGCAAGCCCTCCAGAAGGAATGCGTGAAGGCCACGTATTTCATCGTCGGCCAGATGGCGAAGGCCTATCCGGAAGAGCTGCGCCGCGTCGCGGCCGCCGGCCACACCATCGGCTACCACACCATGACGCATCCGCTGGACATGGTGAAGCGGCCACTCGACTGGGCTAAGGACAACATCACGTCGGGCTGGCGGACGGTCGACACGATTCTTTACGGGCAGGCCGGGGACAAGCCGGCGACGCCGTTCTTCCGCTATCCGGGCCTCTTCAATTCCCGGACGATCAACGAGTGGCTGAACGGGCTCAACATCGGCGTGTTCGCGGCGGATGCGACGGGCAACGACTGGGTGCGCGGCTACGACGCGCCTAAGGTGATGGAGTTCGCGCTCAAGGACCTCGATCGGGCCGGCAACTCGGGCATCCTGCTGTTGCATGATACCAAGGATTCGACCGCGACCATGATGCCGCAGCTCCTGCGCGAGCTAAAGGCGCGCGGCTACAAGGTCGTGCACCTGGTGCCGAAGGAGAAGCCGCCGGCGTTGTCGGGGCATTCGGTGGCGGGCGTCATCCCGCAGCCGACGGCGGCGCCGGTGGCCGAGCGGACGGTGGCGGGTTTCGACGCGGGTCGGCAGCTGGCCGAGAACGCCCAGGGCCGCACCGGCAGGACCACCTCCGAGCCGCTTCCGGCCTACGATTCCAACGCCGTCAAGGCGGTGACGAGCGCGGCGCCGACATCGTCCGCGCCGTCGGACGAGGGCTGGTTCGCCTCCACGGCCGGTGCCTTCCGGGGCTTCGGTTCGGCCATCGGCCTGTGGTGA
- a CDS encoding polysaccharide deacetylase family protein — MRPTHTGLSRAGALFRGAPTALAVLAFAAALSAGPSASAATCREDALGTARTLPVDTAGGLFVGTKSYPGTLPLGPKEVVLTFDDGPAGRTTDAVLAALEAECVKATFFVVGRQAASHPDQLRRIEAAGHTVAHHSMTHPVMTTLGFEAGRADIESGWQTVDRILLGRSGARPATPFFRFPGFAPTPALSDWLKGMDVGVFGADLWGSDWNPTTSSALLAQVLGRLDKRGGGILLLHDTHAHTAGMVAPLLRALKERGYKVVHIVPAPHKAG, encoded by the coding sequence GTGAGACCGACGCATACGGGGCTCTCGCGTGCGGGAGCCCTTTTTCGTGGTGCCCCGACCGCGCTCGCTGTCCTCGCCTTCGCGGCGGCGCTATCGGCCGGACCGTCGGCCTCCGCGGCCACCTGTCGCGAGGACGCGCTCGGGACCGCCCGGACCCTTCCGGTCGACACGGCGGGCGGCCTGTTTGTCGGCACCAAGAGCTATCCCGGAACGCTTCCGCTCGGCCCCAAGGAGGTCGTGCTGACCTTCGACGACGGGCCGGCGGGCAGGACCACGGACGCCGTCCTTGCAGCCCTCGAGGCGGAATGCGTGAAGGCGACCTTCTTCGTGGTCGGCCGGCAGGCGGCCAGCCACCCCGATCAGTTGCGGCGCATCGAGGCGGCGGGGCATACGGTCGCGCACCACTCCATGACGCATCCGGTGATGACGACGCTCGGCTTCGAGGCGGGCCGTGCCGACATCGAATCGGGCTGGCAGACGGTCGACCGGATCCTGCTCGGCCGAAGCGGCGCCCGGCCGGCCACGCCGTTCTTCCGGTTCCCCGGCTTCGCGCCCACGCCGGCCCTTTCCGATTGGCTGAAGGGCATGGACGTTGGGGTGTTCGGCGCCGACCTGTGGGGCTCCGACTGGAACCCGACCACGTCCTCGGCCCTGCTCGCCCAGGTTCTGGGGCGGCTCGACAAGCGCGGCGGGGGCATCCTGCTGCTGCACGACACGCATGCCCACACGGCCGGCATGGTCGCGCCGCTCCTGCGCGCGCTCAAGGAGCGCGGCTACAAGGTCGTGCACATCGTGCCCGCTCCGCACAAGGCGGGCTAA
- the lipB gene encoding lipoyl(octanoyl) transferase LipB codes for MVNETAASPLPVRGTGLTTPGLHPSVPGAPVAWRVSDGPVAYEDATAEMERSAQAIADGAPEQVWLLEHPPLYTAGTSAREEDLVTPGRFPVHRTGRGGEFTYHGPGQRVAYVMLDLRRRRQDVRLYVATLEAWIIAVLWRFHVRGFRREDRVGVWVPRPDKAEIAPGVAAEDKIAAIGIRIRKWVTFHGISLNVDPDLEHFSGIVPCGIRGYGVTSLADLGIPVSMPEVDMILREEFELLFGPTAR; via the coding sequence ATGGTAAACGAGACCGCAGCGAGCCCCCTGCCCGTCCGCGGCACGGGCCTGACGACGCCGGGGCTCCATCCGTCCGTCCCGGGCGCGCCGGTCGCCTGGCGGGTCAGCGACGGGCCGGTCGCGTATGAGGACGCCACGGCGGAGATGGAGCGCAGCGCGCAAGCCATCGCGGACGGCGCGCCGGAACAGGTGTGGCTCCTCGAGCACCCGCCCCTCTACACCGCCGGCACCAGCGCGCGCGAGGAGGACCTCGTCACCCCGGGGCGCTTCCCCGTCCACCGGACCGGACGCGGGGGCGAGTTCACCTATCACGGGCCCGGCCAGCGGGTGGCCTACGTGATGCTGGACCTCCGGCGACGGCGGCAGGACGTCCGCCTCTACGTCGCCACCCTGGAGGCGTGGATCATCGCGGTCCTGTGGCGGTTCCACGTCCGGGGCTTCCGGCGGGAGGACCGCGTCGGGGTCTGGGTGCCGCGGCCGGACAAGGCGGAGATCGCCCCGGGCGTGGCCGCGGAGGACAAGATCGCGGCGATCGGGATCCGGATCCGCAAGTGGGTCACCTTCCACGGCATCAGCCTGAACGTCGATCCGGACCTGGAGCATTTCTCGGGCATCGTGCCCTGCGGGATCCGGGGCTACGGCGTGACCAGCCTCGCCGACCTCGGCATTCCGGTCTCGATGCCCGAGGTGGACATGATCCTGCGCGAGGAGTTCGAGCTCCTCTTCGGCCCGACGGCGCGCTGA